A window of Pedobacter lusitanus contains these coding sequences:
- a CDS encoding TonB-dependent receptor, which yields MYKACTQKKKIAIILLFFCSLWFPFLTLAQQRSPLNKLISVQATHITISEALDAIAAKAAVSFSYSSTQLNVQRKVSFNFSDKPVKEILASLLGKQLKGLSAAGEQITIQTAAAKSSISGKVTTRDGKPAAYVTVGIAGVRSTQADALGNYSLKEIEEGTYTVGASYVGLSVQRKQATVASSKNVSLNFMLDENSQELNEVEINGRKKNKFVIRKSETVAKLPLNNLENPQVYTTITKALFNEQITTDVTDVLKNTPGVLKMQGSIGRGGDGAVYYNLRGFPTRISMIDGIAGQTNGDIDPANIEKIEVVKGPSGTLFGGSLTTFGGLINVITKKPLDTIGAEIGYTTGNYNLNRLTADIYGPVNKDKSLKFRLNVAQHKRGSFQDAGFRKSLFIAPVISYRFNDKLELVMNAEFYDYEGTNPSIVFLHRTRKYIATTPAELNYDWRRSFTANDITLKAPSSNFRGQLNYKISEHWNSQTSFSRNTRKTDGIYQYEFIRGAKSDDLIERNVQFQNYEGVTTDIQQNFNADLKIGGMRHRIVAGLDYLNQTTYVNYSAILKFDTVSAINGQMSAKYGNLTRMKAEARMAAFTGSSPAGAPIKNYNSTNVYSVYASDAINLTDELLAMLSLRVDRFQSLGTMDLSTNIEQKNTKYSQTAVSPKFGLVYQVVKDKISLFANYMNGFSNVPPAAQPLSDISGTFKPQQANQFEGGVKMDIFDSRLSFTASYYDIKVKDVTRIQPLIRDNVEYSITVQDGTQRSRGMDFELIANPVAGFNLIAGYSYNDSKLTKSSREFEGRRPASAGPADLINFWASYVQPTGKLKGLGAGFGGNYAGKHLTGNSLTTGVFTFPAYTLLNATLFYETRHCRVGLKGDNIGNVLYFTGQGVLSPQMPRSLSANVTLRF from the coding sequence ATGTACAAAGCCTGTACCCAAAAGAAAAAAATTGCGATTATCCTTTTATTTTTTTGTTCACTCTGGTTTCCCTTTCTTACGCTGGCCCAACAGCGCTCTCCATTAAATAAACTTATATCTGTTCAGGCAACTCATATTACGATCAGTGAAGCGCTGGATGCTATTGCCGCTAAGGCAGCCGTTTCTTTTTCCTACAGCAGTACTCAGTTAAATGTACAGCGAAAGGTTAGTTTTAATTTTTCAGATAAACCGGTAAAAGAGATTCTTGCATCCCTACTGGGAAAACAGCTCAAAGGGCTGAGCGCAGCAGGTGAGCAGATCACCATTCAAACTGCTGCGGCAAAAAGTAGTATATCAGGAAAGGTAACTACCAGAGACGGAAAACCGGCGGCCTATGTTACCGTGGGGATCGCTGGTGTAAGGAGTACACAGGCAGATGCACTGGGTAATTATTCGCTTAAAGAAATCGAAGAAGGAACTTACACTGTTGGTGCAAGTTATGTAGGGCTGAGCGTGCAGCGAAAACAAGCTACTGTAGCCTCATCAAAAAACGTTTCCTTAAATTTCATGCTGGATGAAAATAGTCAGGAACTCAATGAGGTGGAAATCAATGGCAGGAAAAAAAATAAGTTCGTTATACGCAAGAGTGAAACTGTTGCCAAACTTCCGCTGAACAACCTGGAAAACCCACAGGTATATACCACAATCACCAAAGCACTGTTTAATGAACAGATTACTACTGATGTGACCGATGTGCTGAAAAACACACCCGGAGTATTGAAAATGCAGGGTAGTATCGGAAGGGGCGGAGATGGTGCTGTTTACTACAACCTACGCGGATTCCCTACCCGGATTTCTATGATAGATGGAATTGCAGGGCAGACCAACGGTGATATTGATCCTGCAAATATTGAAAAGATAGAGGTTGTCAAAGGACCTTCAGGTACGCTGTTTGGCGGTTCACTGACTACTTTTGGCGGACTGATTAATGTAATCACCAAAAAGCCTCTGGATACCATAGGTGCGGAGATCGGATATACAACAGGAAATTATAACCTGAACCGTCTTACTGCCGATATTTACGGACCTGTTAACAAAGATAAAAGTTTAAAGTTCCGTTTAAATGTGGCACAGCATAAACGTGGAAGTTTTCAGGATGCCGGATTTCGTAAGTCGTTATTTATTGCCCCTGTTATTTCCTACAGGTTCAATGATAAACTGGAACTTGTGATGAATGCAGAGTTTTATGATTATGAAGGGACTAATCCTTCAATAGTATTCCTGCATCGCACCAGGAAATATATTGCCACTACGCCTGCAGAATTAAATTATGACTGGAGACGTTCTTTTACTGCTAACGATATTACCCTGAAAGCACCGTCTTCTAATTTCCGCGGACAGCTGAATTATAAAATTTCGGAACATTGGAATTCCCAGACAAGTTTCTCCAGGAATACCCGGAAAACTGATGGTATATATCAGTATGAATTTATCCGCGGTGCGAAGAGTGATGATCTGATAGAGCGTAACGTACAATTTCAGAATTATGAAGGGGTAACAACGGATATCCAGCAGAACTTCAATGCTGACCTTAAAATTGGCGGGATGCGCCACCGTATTGTTGCCGGACTGGATTATCTTAACCAGACCACTTATGTTAATTATTCGGCTATCTTAAAGTTTGATACCGTAAGTGCGATAAATGGTCAGATGTCAGCGAAATATGGTAATCTCACCAGAATGAAAGCAGAGGCCAGAATGGCTGCATTTACAGGCTCAAGCCCAGCCGGTGCACCAATTAAAAATTACAATTCCACTAATGTTTACAGTGTTTATGCTTCTGATGCGATCAATCTGACAGATGAATTACTGGCCATGCTGAGTTTACGTGTAGATCGTTTTCAGAGTCTTGGAACAATGGATCTTTCGACTAATATTGAACAGAAGAATACAAAATATAGCCAGACTGCCGTATCTCCAAAATTCGGACTGGTTTATCAGGTGGTTAAAGACAAAATATCGTTGTTTGCAAACTATATGAACGGATTCAGCAATGTTCCGCCTGCCGCCCAGCCTCTTAGTGATATTTCTGGTACTTTCAAACCGCAACAGGCTAATCAGTTTGAAGGTGGAGTGAAAATGGATATTTTTGATAGCCGCTTAAGTTTCACGGCAAGTTATTATGATATCAAGGTTAAGGATGTAACCAGAATTCAGCCGCTGATAAGAGATAATGTAGAATACAGTATTACTGTTCAGGATGGTACTCAGCGGAGTAGAGGAATGGACTTTGAGCTGATTGCCAATCCGGTAGCCGGCTTTAACCTGATTGCGGGTTATAGCTATAATGATAGCAAACTGACTAAATCTTCCCGTGAATTTGAAGGAAGAAGGCCGGCCTCGGCAGGCCCCGCAGACTTAATTAATTTCTGGGCCAGCTATGTGCAGCCTACAGGAAAATTAAAAGGTCTGGGTGCCGGGTTTGGTGGTAATTATGCAGGGAAACATCTTACCGGAAATTCACTGACTACCGGCGTGTTTACTTTCCCTGCCTATACTTTATTAAATGCGACCCTATTTTACGAAACCAGGCATTGCCGTGTTGGTTTAAAGGGGGATAACATTGGTAATGTATTATATTTTACCGGACAGGGTGTATTGAGTCCGCAAATGCCAAGGTCTCTTTCTGCAAATGTTACACTTAGGTTTTAA